From a region of the Candidatus Amarolinea dominans genome:
- a CDS encoding pyridoxamine 5'-phosphate oxidase family protein produces the protein MTTSFEEQVDDFLQAHTTLTLATWTPQGPQAAPLFYAHAWVTDSAGETMLCFYFISNPTSNHCQAFETQPTIAAAIYQDGQEWRQIRGLQLEGRARRATPGADAQQATMVYFAKFPFVAAAQTGAPDGPLELAGPLAESAFYVIEADWLRLIDNTLGFGHREEQVY, from the coding sequence ATGACTACGTCATTCGAGGAACAAGTTGACGACTTTCTGCAGGCTCACACCACCCTGACCCTGGCCACCTGGACGCCGCAAGGCCCCCAGGCCGCGCCGCTGTTTTATGCACACGCCTGGGTAACAGACTCCGCCGGGGAGACGATGCTCTGCTTCTATTTCATCTCCAACCCTACTTCCAACCACTGCCAGGCGTTCGAGACGCAGCCGACCATTGCCGCGGCCATCTATCAGGATGGGCAGGAATGGCGTCAGATTCGCGGGCTGCAACTGGAAGGCCGCGCCCGCCGGGCAACACCAGGCGCAGACGCTCAGCAGGCCACGATGGTCTATTTTGCCAAATTCCCCTTCGTGGCGGCGGCGCAGACGGGCGCGCCGGATGGGCCGTTGGAGCTGGCCGGCCCGTTGGCCGAGAGCGCCTTCTACGTCATCGAGGCCGATTGGCTGCGCCTGATTGACAACACGCTTGGTTTCGGGCATCGCGAGGAACAGGTGTACTAG
- a CDS encoding homoserine O-acetyltransferase has product MEPETIAVGTAGIVHAQFVTFAQPPHPMRLESGVELGPITLAYETYGTLNAARTNAILVLHALSGDAHAAGCLDTADGRVGWWDDCIGPGKAFDTDRLFVICSNVLGGCMGSTGPASINPASGRPYGLQFPVITIRDMVEAQRHLLDHLGIERLLAVVGGSMGGMQALQWAASYPERLRACLPLATTARLSPQTIALSEVGRQAIYRDPAWCQGNYYDGPRPDAGLSLARMIGHITYLSDQSMQQKFGRRLQSRQHYGFDFATEFAVESYLAHNGDAFTRRFDANTYLYVTKAMDYFDLTDNGAGVNRTLAEAFSEARDVCFLVVSFKSDWLYPSYQAQEIVKALTQVGADVTSCDLESTWGHDAFLLEVDTMTQLLRDFLRRVEQEQH; this is encoded by the coding sequence ATGGAACCAGAAACTATCGCGGTCGGCACAGCGGGCATCGTGCATGCTCAATTCGTTACCTTCGCGCAACCGCCGCACCCCATGCGGTTGGAGAGCGGGGTGGAGCTAGGGCCAATTACCCTGGCCTATGAGACGTATGGCACGCTCAACGCCGCGCGCACGAACGCCATCCTGGTGCTGCATGCCCTGAGCGGCGACGCGCATGCGGCCGGTTGCCTGGACACGGCGGATGGCCGCGTCGGCTGGTGGGACGACTGCATCGGGCCAGGCAAGGCCTTCGACACCGACCGCTTGTTCGTGATTTGTTCCAATGTGCTCGGCGGCTGCATGGGTTCCACCGGGCCGGCCTCCATCAACCCGGCCAGCGGACGCCCCTACGGCCTGCAATTCCCGGTCATCACCATCAGGGACATGGTGGAAGCCCAGCGCCATCTGCTCGATCACCTCGGCATCGAGCGGCTGCTGGCGGTGGTTGGCGGTTCCATGGGCGGCATGCAGGCGCTGCAATGGGCGGCCAGCTACCCGGAGCGCCTGCGCGCCTGCCTTCCCCTGGCAACCACCGCGCGCCTGTCGCCGCAGACCATCGCCTTGAGCGAAGTCGGGCGCCAGGCGATCTATCGCGACCCGGCCTGGTGTCAGGGCAACTATTACGACGGCCCGCGACCCGATGCGGGCCTGTCCCTGGCCCGTATGATCGGCCACATCACCTATCTGAGCGACCAATCCATGCAGCAGAAGTTCGGTCGCCGCCTGCAATCACGCCAGCACTACGGCTTCGACTTCGCGACGGAGTTCGCGGTGGAGAGCTACCTGGCGCACAACGGCGACGCGTTCACCCGCCGCTTCGACGCCAACACCTATCTGTATGTGACGAAGGCGATGGACTATTTCGATCTGACAGACAACGGCGCCGGTGTCAATCGCACCCTGGCCGAGGCCTTCAGCGAGGCCAGGGATGTCTGTTTCCTGGTCGTCTCGTTCAAGTCGGACTGGCTCTATCCCTCGTATCAAGCGCAGGAGATCGTCAAGGCCCTCACGCAGGTCGGCGCGGATGTCACCTCGTGTGACCTCGAATCAACCTGGGGACATGACGCCTTCTTGCTCGAAGTGGATACCATGACGCAACTGCTGCGCGATTTCCTGCGCCGCGTCGAGCAGGAACAGCACTGA
- a CDS encoding ubiquinone/menaquinone biosynthesis methyltransferase, producing MTKPIEVTRPPDILPDQVQKSAYVNQMFAAIAGRYDVMNRVMTGGQDQRWRRLIVKECRLPSGGHLLDVATGTGDIGFEAMRLRPDVHVTGVDFTHEMMLVGQRKADREGLLDVHGSRLRFADADTLSLPFPDATFDAVCSGFLMRNVSDIARAFAEQRRVVKPGGRVVCLEITRPQTPLWRDLFGVYFFRLVPLIGSLLSGERQAYTYLPHSTLAFPLPQALKGIMEGVGLRRVRYKVMMLGTVALHVGEVSA from the coding sequence ATGACTAAACCCATTGAAGTAACGAGACCCCCGGATATTCTGCCCGATCAGGTGCAAAAATCGGCCTATGTCAATCAGATGTTTGCCGCGATTGCTGGGCGCTACGATGTGATGAACCGGGTGATGACCGGCGGTCAGGATCAGCGCTGGCGGCGCCTGATCGTCAAGGAATGTCGCTTGCCCAGCGGCGGGCATCTGTTGGATGTGGCTACCGGTACGGGCGACATTGGCTTCGAGGCGATGCGCCTGCGGCCGGATGTGCATGTCACCGGGGTGGATTTTACCCACGAGATGATGCTCGTGGGCCAGCGCAAGGCCGACCGCGAAGGATTGCTCGATGTGCATGGTTCGCGCCTGCGCTTTGCCGACGCGGACACGCTCAGCTTACCCTTTCCCGATGCCACCTTCGATGCGGTCTGTTCCGGATTCCTGATGCGCAACGTCAGCGACATCGCACGCGCGTTTGCGGAACAGCGCCGCGTGGTCAAGCCGGGCGGACGCGTGGTCTGCCTGGAAATCACGCGACCCCAAACGCCGCTCTGGCGCGACCTGTTCGGCGTCTATTTCTTCCGCCTGGTGCCGTTGATCGGCAGCCTGCTCAGCGGCGAGCGGCAGGCCTACACCTACCTGCCGCATTCGACCCTGGCTTTTCCCCTGCCACAGGCGCTCAAGGGCATCATGGAAGGGGTGGGCTTGCGCCGCGTGCGCTACAAGGTGATGATGCTCGGCACGGTCGCGCTGCATGTGGGCGAGGTATCAGCATGA
- the metW gene encoding methionine biosynthesis protein MetW → MTVQLPSVETLHAGRYAQNPGQTTDRAQAQPRLRPDLRVIADLIAPGSRVFDIGCGNGDLLAFLKAERQVIGRGLELSESGMLTCVRRGLSVRQGNLETSLPDYPDHAFDYVVLSQTIPFVDDPAHTLAEIVRVGERSLVSFANWGHWRSRLSLLLTGRMPAAPTDLQPWHASPRARALTIRDFTEFCASQRIRVLNVRFLAGKHARPITWASNLLATVAVFELTRWE, encoded by the coding sequence ATGACTGTCCAGCTACCCTCTGTGGAAACCTTGCACGCAGGGCGCTATGCCCAAAACCCCGGTCAGACCACGGACCGCGCGCAGGCGCAGCCTCGTCTGCGGCCCGACCTGCGCGTGATCGCCGATTTGATTGCGCCCGGCAGTCGCGTGTTCGACATTGGCTGCGGCAATGGCGATCTGCTCGCCTTTCTCAAGGCCGAGCGCCAGGTCATCGGCCGCGGGCTGGAGCTGTCCGAAAGCGGTATGCTGACCTGCGTGCGCCGCGGGCTGAGCGTGCGCCAGGGCAATCTGGAGACCAGCCTGCCTGATTATCCAGATCACGCCTTTGATTATGTCGTGTTGAGCCAGACGATCCCCTTCGTGGATGATCCGGCCCACACGTTGGCCGAAATCGTGCGTGTGGGCGAGCGCAGCCTGGTCAGTTTTGCCAACTGGGGCCATTGGCGCAGTCGCCTCAGCCTGCTGCTGACCGGGCGCATGCCCGCGGCGCCCACCGATCTGCAGCCCTGGCACGCCTCGCCGCGCGCCCGCGCCCTGACGATCCGCGATTTCACGGAGTTCTGCGCCAGTCAGCGTATTCGCGTGCTCAATGTGCGCTTCCTGGCCGGGAAACATGCGCGGCCAATCACCTGGGCGAGCAACCTGCTGGCGACTGTGGCGGTGTTCGAACTGACGCGATGGGAGTAA
- a CDS encoding UbiX family flavin prenyltransferase produces MKRIIVGLSGASGQIYGIRLLEVLRAAPDIETHLVISPSARMTIAQETDWDPAAVEALADVVYRPGDVGAAIASGSFSTAGMIIAPCSIKTLSAIANSYDADLLTRAADVQLKEGRPVILVVRETPLHLGHLRLQVQAAEIGCVIFPPVPAFYGRPQTVDDIVNGTVGRILARMGLENELYHRWQGMRAAAQEDRRRPHTPQTA; encoded by the coding sequence ATGAAACGGATCATTGTGGGTCTCAGCGGCGCCAGCGGGCAAATCTATGGCATTCGCCTGTTGGAGGTTTTGCGCGCGGCGCCTGACATCGAAACACACCTGGTGATCAGCCCATCCGCACGCATGACCATTGCGCAAGAAACCGATTGGGACCCCGCGGCGGTCGAAGCGCTGGCCGACGTGGTCTATCGGCCTGGCGATGTGGGCGCGGCCATCGCCAGCGGCTCGTTCAGCACGGCAGGGATGATCATCGCCCCGTGCAGTATCAAGACCTTGTCCGCGATCGCCAACTCCTACGACGCCGACCTGTTGACACGCGCGGCCGATGTGCAGCTCAAAGAGGGGCGGCCGGTGATCCTGGTGGTGCGCGAGACGCCGCTGCACCTGGGGCATCTACGCTTGCAGGTGCAGGCTGCCGAGATCGGCTGTGTGATCTTCCCGCCCGTGCCGGCGTTCTACGGCCGGCCCCAAACCGTTGATGACATCGTCAACGGCACGGTGGGCCGCATCCTGGCTCGCATGGGGCTGGAGAATGAACTGTACCACCGCTGGCAAGGGATGCGCGCCGCGGCGCAAGAGGACCGGCGCCGGCCCCACACTCCCCAGACTGCATGA
- a CDS encoding ABC transporter permease has translation MEIIGKWRNRDGLRQAARRLNQHVSGLGLTLLTSGLALFIFRVLFKGSANPPAMTPFQQPHLPALGPVAPIFEQYWLTYVAFLLTPLGTWVLYRTTFGLWVRAVGENPEAADSVGIDVRRVRYAALALSGALMGAGGAFLSLAQLGTATFGIVAGRGWVAIAIVIFGNWEPGRVMLGALLFGGVEALQLRLRAIGVNVPYQFLLSLPYLVTIAALALAGRNASYPAALLKPYRREG, from the coding sequence CTGGAAATCATTGGAAAATGGAGGAATCGAGATGGATTACGCCAAGCTGCTCGAAGACTCAATCAGCACGTGTCGGGCCTGGGCCTGACCCTGTTGACTTCGGGCCTGGCGCTTTTCATCTTTCGCGTGCTCTTCAAGGGCAGCGCCAACCCGCCCGCCATGACGCCATTTCAGCAGCCGCACTTGCCGGCCCTCGGCCCCGTGGCGCCTATCTTCGAGCAGTATTGGCTGACCTATGTTGCTTTCCTGCTGACGCCGCTGGGCACCTGGGTCTTGTACCGCACAACCTTCGGCCTGTGGGTGCGCGCCGTGGGCGAAAATCCCGAAGCGGCCGATTCTGTGGGCATTGATGTGCGGCGTGTGCGCTACGCCGCGCTGGCGCTCAGCGGCGCGTTGATGGGGGCAGGCGGCGCGTTCCTTTCGCTGGCCCAACTGGGCACCGCCACCTTCGGCATCGTGGCTGGCCGCGGTTGGGTAGCCATTGCCATTGTCATTTTCGGCAACTGGGAGCCAGGCCGGGTCATGCTGGGCGCGCTGCTCTTCGGTGGTGTGGAGGCCCTGCAACTGCGGCTGCGCGCCATCGGCGTCAACGTGCCCTATCAGTTCTTGCTCTCGCTGCCCTACCTGGTTACGATTGCCGCGTTGGCTCTGGCCGGCCGCAACGCCTCATACCCCGCCGCCTTGCTCAAGCCGTACCGGCGCGAGGGGTAA
- a CDS encoding aspartate kinase, whose translation MLVLKFGGTSVGSADAFSQVAHIVAQARTRDPQVVVVTSAMSGVTNTLIAAAQAAAGGQEEGYREARVALLVKHQVVAGQLVADGVERAALGRLFDERLRSFERLCRSIAVLGELTNRGLDVVSGLGERLAAPLLAAVLRSQGVHAEAIDATEVLVTDNSFGAASPLLAETRMHCQERLRPLLEGGVVPVLTGFIGATAQGIPTTLGRGGSDYSAAIFGAVLDADEVQIWTDVNGVLTADPRIVPEARTLPELSYSEAAELSYFGAKVLHPKTILPAIERGIRLRVLNTFNPEHPGTCIVKELTETGRKLGAVKAITAIKNLTLVNVAGKGMMGVPGIAARTFAAVARAGANVLMISQSSSEQSITFVVPQSDAPTVLDDLRHDLARELAQHWVDAVTGRDDIVIVAVVGAEMAGTPGIAARVFGALGEAHVNVIAIAQGSSEVNISLVVLVGDADTAVRRIHAAFALDRLGENL comes from the coding sequence ATGTTAGTGTTGAAATTCGGCGGTACGTCCGTGGGGAGCGCCGATGCGTTTAGCCAGGTGGCTCACATTGTGGCGCAGGCGCGGACGCGGGATCCGCAGGTTGTCGTTGTGACCTCGGCCATGAGCGGGGTGACGAACACGTTGATTGCCGCGGCGCAGGCGGCGGCGGGCGGGCAGGAGGAAGGCTATCGCGAGGCGCGGGTTGCGCTGCTGGTCAAACACCAGGTGGTGGCCGGCCAACTGGTGGCCGATGGTGTGGAGCGGGCGGCGCTGGGGCGTCTGTTCGATGAGCGCCTGCGCAGCTTCGAACGCCTGTGTCGCAGCATTGCGGTGCTGGGCGAACTGACCAACCGCGGGCTGGATGTGGTTTCCGGCCTGGGCGAGCGCCTGGCCGCGCCGCTGCTGGCGGCCGTGCTGCGCAGCCAGGGCGTCCATGCCGAGGCCATTGATGCGACCGAGGTGCTGGTGACCGACAACAGCTTCGGCGCCGCCAGCCCCTTGCTGGCCGAGACACGCATGCACTGCCAGGAGCGCCTGCGGCCGCTGCTGGAAGGGGGCGTGGTGCCGGTCCTCACCGGGTTCATCGGCGCCACCGCGCAGGGGATTCCAACTACCCTGGGCCGCGGCGGCTCGGACTATTCGGCCGCCATCTTCGGCGCGGTGCTCGACGCCGATGAAGTGCAAATCTGGACCGATGTCAACGGCGTGCTCACGGCCGATCCGCGCATCGTGCCGGAAGCGCGGACTCTGCCGGAACTCTCCTACAGCGAGGCGGCCGAGCTCTCGTACTTTGGCGCCAAAGTGCTGCACCCCAAGACGATTCTGCCGGCCATCGAACGCGGAATTCGCCTGCGCGTGCTCAACACCTTCAACCCGGAGCACCCCGGCACCTGTATCGTCAAGGAACTGACAGAGACCGGGCGCAAACTCGGCGCGGTTAAAGCCATTACTGCCATCAAGAACCTGACCCTGGTCAACGTGGCCGGCAAGGGCATGATGGGCGTGCCTGGCATCGCGGCGCGCACCTTTGCCGCGGTGGCGCGTGCGGGCGCCAACGTCCTGATGATCTCGCAGTCGTCGTCGGAGCAGAGCATTACGTTCGTCGTGCCGCAGAGTGATGCGCCGACCGTGCTCGATGACCTGCGCCATGACCTGGCGCGGGAGTTGGCACAGCACTGGGTGGATGCGGTGACCGGCCGCGATGACATCGTCATCGTGGCGGTGGTGGGCGCGGAGATGGCCGGCACACCGGGCATCGCGGCGCGGGTATTTGGCGCCCTAGGCGAGGCGCACGTCAACGTGATCGCCATTGCGCAGGGGTCATCGGAGGTCAACATCTCGCTGGTCGTGCTGGTCGGTGATGCCGACACGGCTGTGCGTCGCATCCACGCGGCCTTTGCCCTGGATAGGCTGGGTGAAAACCTGTAA
- a CDS encoding O-acetylhomoserine aminocarboxypropyltransferase/cysteine synthase yields the protein MSSATDSRTLGFTTRQLHAGLTPDPTTGARALPIYQTTSYQFRDADHAARLFALEEMGNIYTRIMNPTTDVFERRIADLEGGVGALAFASGQAAETAAILTLCEAGDHVVSSSTLYGGTYSLFAYSLRKLGIEFTFVNAADPENFRRAVRPNTKLFYGETLGNPQIDVFPFEEVAAIAHEAGVPLIIDSTFATPYLCRPFDWGADIVVHSTTKFIGGHGTSIGGVLVDSGRFDWGASGRFRNFTEPDPSYHGLIFNNLAPAAFIFKARLQVLRDMGACQAPFNAWLFVQGLETLSLRLERHVANAQAVAEYLCDHPKVSWVNYPGLPGHPSYERAKRYLPKGPGAILGFGIQGGLASGRRFINSLKLFSHLANVGDAKSLAIHPATTTHQQLSDAEQLAAGVTPDFVRLSVGIEDLDDLLWDLDQALAAA from the coding sequence ATGTCAAGCGCTACCGACAGCCGCACTCTGGGTTTCACCACCCGTCAACTGCACGCCGGGCTGACGCCCGACCCGACCACAGGCGCCCGCGCCCTGCCCATTTACCAAACGACGTCGTACCAGTTCCGCGACGCGGACCATGCCGCACGTCTCTTTGCCCTGGAAGAAATGGGCAATATCTACACCCGCATCATGAACCCCACCACCGATGTCTTCGAGCGCCGTATCGCCGACCTGGAGGGGGGCGTGGGCGCCCTGGCTTTCGCCTCCGGCCAGGCCGCAGAGACGGCTGCCATCCTGACCCTCTGCGAAGCCGGCGATCATGTCGTCTCCAGCAGCACCTTGTACGGCGGCACCTATTCCCTGTTCGCGTACAGCCTGCGCAAGCTGGGCATCGAGTTTACGTTTGTGAACGCGGCCGACCCGGAGAATTTCCGCCGCGCGGTGCGCCCCAACACCAAGCTCTTCTACGGCGAAACCCTGGGCAATCCGCAGATTGATGTCTTCCCCTTCGAGGAAGTGGCCGCCATCGCGCATGAGGCGGGCGTGCCGCTGATCATTGACAGCACCTTCGCCACCCCCTATCTGTGCCGACCGTTCGATTGGGGCGCCGATATTGTCGTCCACTCAACCACCAAGTTCATCGGGGGCCATGGCACCAGCATCGGTGGCGTCCTGGTGGACAGCGGCCGTTTCGACTGGGGCGCCAGCGGGCGCTTCCGCAACTTCACCGAACCGGACCCAAGCTATCACGGCCTGATCTTCAACAACCTGGCCCCGGCCGCCTTCATTTTCAAGGCACGCCTGCAAGTGCTGCGCGACATGGGGGCCTGCCAGGCTCCGTTCAACGCCTGGCTCTTCGTGCAGGGGCTGGAGACGCTGAGCTTGCGCCTGGAACGTCATGTCGCCAATGCTCAGGCCGTGGCCGAATACCTGTGCGACCATCCCAAGGTCAGTTGGGTCAACTATCCCGGTCTGCCCGGCCATCCGTCGTATGAGCGCGCCAAGCGCTATCTGCCCAAAGGCCCGGGCGCCATCCTCGGCTTTGGCATCCAGGGCGGGCTTGCGTCCGGCCGGCGCTTCATCAACAGCCTGAAACTCTTCTCGCACCTGGCCAACGTCGGTGACGCCAAATCGCTGGCCATTCATCCGGCCACCACCACCCACCAGCAGCTCAGCGACGCGGAACAGCTCGCGGCCGGCGTCACGCCTGACTTCGTGCGCCTGAGTGTGGGCATCGAGGACCTTGACGACCTGCTGTGGGACCTGGATCAGGCGTTGGCCGCGGCTTGA
- a CDS encoding class I SAM-dependent methyltransferase — translation MEHATATATAPYDRAADRGVPSLVWRFGQDRRLDMIRQWAGLEGAVVLVDGCGIGAYVQKMQAVAAQVIGLDIEWERIHEGVQQARQAPKHGLLHVGACEALPYRDRTFDVVLSHEVLEHVQDDRLAAAEMIRVLKPGGRAVIFAPNRLYPFETHGHYWRGRYHFGNTPLINYLPDPLRNRLAPHVRAYTATGLRRLFDGLPVRTVHHSQIFPGYDKLSARRPRLGRVLRTVTYALERSPLRYFGLSHLLVIERC, via the coding sequence ATGGAACATGCGACAGCGACAGCGACAGCGCCATACGACCGGGCGGCCGACCGCGGCGTGCCCTCGCTGGTTTGGCGCTTTGGGCAAGATCGGCGCCTGGACATGATTCGGCAGTGGGCCGGGCTGGAAGGCGCCGTGGTGCTGGTGGACGGCTGCGGCATTGGCGCCTATGTGCAAAAGATGCAAGCGGTGGCCGCCCAGGTGATCGGGCTTGACATCGAGTGGGAGCGCATTCACGAGGGTGTGCAGCAGGCCAGGCAGGCGCCGAAGCACGGACTTCTACACGTCGGCGCGTGCGAGGCGTTGCCCTATCGCGACCGCACCTTCGACGTGGTGCTTTCGCACGAGGTGCTGGAGCATGTGCAGGACGATCGCCTGGCCGCGGCCGAGATGATACGTGTGCTCAAGCCGGGCGGCCGGGCCGTCATTTTTGCGCCCAACCGCCTCTACCCCTTCGAAACCCACGGCCACTATTGGCGCGGCCGCTACCATTTTGGCAACACCCCACTCATCAACTATTTGCCCGACCCGCTGCGCAATCGCCTGGCTCCGCACGTGCGCGCGTACACCGCGACTGGTCTGCGCCGCCTGTTCGACGGCCTGCCTGTGCGGACGGTGCATCACAGCCAGATTTTCCCCGGCTACGACAAGCTCAGCGCTCGCCGCCCGCGCCTGGGGCGCGTGCTGCGCACCGTCACCTATGCGCTGGAACGGTCGCCCCTGCGCTATTTTGGCCTGTCGCACCTGCTGGTGATCGAACGCTGCTGA